From the genome of Cellvibrio japonicus Ueda107, one region includes:
- the dinG gene encoding ATP-dependent DNA helicase DinG has translation MLTEAVKKQIQAAYSQFLDSKGLKPRYGQKLMIAEIAKSLGTIELDEDNQRVPSAQAGAHICVVEAGTGTGKTIAYLLPALVIAKYLGKKLVVSTATVALQEQIVNKDLPELMRHSGLSFSFTLAKGRSRYLCLSKLDNVIAEYESGINPTRALYEDEYPSVSAQSIKLYQSMVEALAGNKWNGERDTWPQALEQDAWQVITTDHRQCTGRRCSNVSVCSFFRARDSLHAVDCIVTNHDLVLADLALGGGAILPAPEEAIFVFDEGHHLPQKALNHFAHHSRMLATSKWLDQCNKSLGTMLGHISGAGNVDRYAEQLPAQFMETKQYLDRLYPRFEQLAQRIALEERQSHYRFPQGIVPDDLQLDCVEIYKSVERLAELLNKMSNELSEAMEDPHCPVPKVDLENHYPVVATWLARAEANRDLWFTFATPDSPGSVPRARWLTPVDQNGSLDLEVCSSPILAAKTLEYSLWEKVCGAVVTSATLTALGNFQRFQMRAGTPAGASYHQVPSPFNFQQATLEIPAATIEATHAEQHTQAIIAELPQLVDVDEGSLVLFSSRKQMLDVYDAVPASLRERILIQGDSSKQEMLQQHKAKLDGGEGSILFGLASFAEGVDLPGRYCTHVIIAKLPFAVPDDPIEAALSEWVESRGGNAFMEITVPDASLKLIQACGRLLRTETDTGRISLLDRRIITKRYGKAILNSLPPFTQVIHK, from the coding sequence ATGCTGACTGAGGCAGTAAAAAAGCAAATCCAGGCGGCCTATAGCCAGTTTCTCGACAGCAAAGGCCTGAAGCCCCGCTACGGCCAAAAGTTGATGATTGCCGAGATTGCCAAAAGCCTCGGCACTATCGAACTCGATGAAGATAATCAGCGTGTGCCTTCTGCGCAAGCCGGGGCCCACATTTGTGTCGTAGAGGCGGGGACGGGGACGGGAAAAACCATCGCCTATTTGCTGCCCGCGCTGGTGATCGCCAAATACCTGGGCAAAAAACTGGTGGTGTCAACGGCGACAGTGGCCTTGCAAGAGCAAATTGTGAATAAGGATTTGCCCGAGTTAATGCGCCACAGCGGCCTCTCGTTTTCGTTTACCCTGGCTAAAGGCCGCAGTCGTTATCTGTGTTTGAGCAAACTGGATAATGTGATTGCGGAGTACGAAAGTGGTATCAATCCCACCCGTGCACTCTACGAGGACGAGTATCCCAGCGTTTCGGCGCAGAGCATCAAACTCTACCAGTCCATGGTGGAAGCCCTGGCCGGTAACAAATGGAACGGGGAGCGCGATACCTGGCCGCAGGCGCTGGAGCAGGATGCCTGGCAAGTGATTACCACCGATCATCGCCAATGCACGGGGCGGCGCTGCTCTAATGTATCGGTATGCAGTTTTTTCCGCGCGCGCGATTCGCTCCATGCTGTGGATTGCATCGTGACCAACCATGACCTGGTGCTGGCGGACCTCGCCCTTGGCGGTGGCGCTATTCTACCGGCGCCGGAAGAGGCCATCTTTGTCTTTGACGAAGGCCATCACCTGCCGCAAAAAGCCTTGAACCATTTCGCCCACCACAGCCGTATGCTGGCCACGAGCAAATGGCTGGACCAGTGCAACAAATCCCTTGGCACTATGTTGGGCCATATCAGTGGGGCAGGGAATGTCGATCGCTATGCTGAGCAATTGCCGGCGCAGTTTATGGAGACCAAACAATACCTGGATCGACTCTATCCGCGCTTTGAGCAACTGGCACAGCGTATCGCCCTGGAAGAGCGCCAGTCGCATTACCGTTTTCCCCAGGGGATCGTGCCTGACGATTTGCAGCTCGATTGTGTGGAGATTTATAAAAGCGTTGAGCGACTGGCCGAGCTGCTCAACAAAATGTCCAATGAATTAAGCGAGGCGATGGAAGATCCCCATTGCCCGGTGCCCAAGGTGGATTTGGAAAATCACTATCCGGTGGTGGCAACCTGGCTGGCGCGCGCCGAGGCGAACCGCGATCTCTGGTTTACCTTTGCAACACCCGACAGCCCGGGCAGTGTGCCGCGCGCGCGCTGGCTCACGCCGGTGGATCAAAATGGCAGCCTTGACCTTGAGGTGTGTTCCAGCCCGATCCTGGCAGCCAAAACCCTGGAGTATTCACTCTGGGAAAAAGTCTGCGGCGCCGTTGTTACCTCGGCAACCCTCACCGCATTGGGCAATTTCCAGCGTTTTCAAATGCGCGCCGGTACGCCGGCAGGTGCCAGTTACCACCAGGTTCCCAGTCCCTTTAATTTCCAGCAGGCTACCCTGGAAATTCCGGCGGCAACCATCGAAGCTACCCATGCCGAGCAGCATACACAGGCCATTATTGCCGAGCTGCCGCAGTTGGTGGATGTGGATGAGGGCAGCCTGGTGTTGTTTTCCTCGCGCAAACAAATGCTGGATGTGTATGACGCTGTGCCCGCCTCATTGCGCGAGCGCATTCTGATCCAGGGTGATAGCTCCAAGCAGGAAATGCTGCAACAGCACAAAGCAAAACTGGATGGGGGTGAGGGCAGTATATTGTTTGGCTTGGCCAGCTTTGCCGAAGGCGTGGACTTACCGGGCCGCTACTGTACCCATGTGATTATTGCCAAATTACCCTTTGCGGTGCCGGATGATCCGATTGAAGCGGCCCTGTCTGAATGGGTGGAATCGCGCGGCGGTAATGCCTTTATGGAAATCACTGTGCCTGATGCATCCCTGAAGTTAATCCAGGCCTGCGGTCGGCTGTTGCGCACCGAAACCGATACCGGCCGTATCAGCTTGCTGGATCGCCGCATCATTACCAAGCGCTATGGCAAAGCCATACTGAATTCACTGCCGCCGTTTACCCAGGTTATCCATAAATAA
- a CDS encoding YqcC family protein, producing MSHNLHIALAEILMDVEKELRELRLWECDALPEAALLSQQPFAIDTMSFPQWLQFIFLPRMYTLVEQQLPLPGNCGIAPMAEQYFAPLSLNTSPLIDHLQQIDRLLTRS from the coding sequence ATGTCACACAATCTCCATATCGCCCTTGCGGAAATATTGATGGACGTGGAAAAGGAGTTGCGTGAATTGCGCCTGTGGGAATGTGATGCCTTACCCGAGGCTGCGCTGCTCAGCCAGCAACCATTTGCCATAGACACCATGAGCTTTCCGCAGTGGCTGCAATTTATATTCTTGCCGCGCATGTACACGCTGGTTGAACAGCAGTTACCGCTTCCCGGCAACTGCGGTATTGCGCCTATGGCCGAACAATACTTTGCGCCTTTATCACTGAACACATCGCCTTTGATCGACCATTTGCAACAGATAGATAGGTTGTTAACCCGATCCTGA